The Anolis sagrei isolate rAnoSag1 chromosome 10, rAnoSag1.mat, whole genome shotgun sequence genome has a window encoding:
- the LOC132763135 gene encoding mitochondrial ornithine transporter 1-like, with the protein MPTEPPQVHPVVQMLIDLTAGAAGGVACVVSGQPFDTIKVKMQTFPALYRGFFDCSVQTYRQEGMQGLYQGTTPALLANVAENAVLFACYGFCQEAVRRLFGLGSVLQLSDLHSAIAGSFSSVFSSMVLCPTELVKCRMQALHEMKAAGHTALSSRSSTWAVVKTILRSEGPLGFFQGLTSTWLREVPGYFFFFGGYEVSRSLFLQAGQSKQELGALPVTVSGGVGGAAFWLAVYPIDSVKSRIQVLSMAGRQDGFLLSFLHILRTEGFMPLYCGLMPTVIRALPSNGALFLAYEVTHKKLTGLAERAT; encoded by the exons ATGCCGACCGAACCCCCTCAAGTCCATCCAGTGGTGCAAATGCTGATTGACCTCACAGCCGGGGCAGCAG GTGGTGTGGCCTGCGTGGTGAGCGGCCAGCCCTTCGACACCATCAAGGTGAAGATGCAGACCTTCCCGGCCCTATACCGGGGCTTCTTCGACTGTTCGGTCCAGACGTACCGCCAGGAGGGCATGCAAGGCCTCTACCAGGGCACCACCCCAGCTCTGCTGGCCAACGTGGCTGAGAACGCGGTGCTCTTTGCCTGCTACGGCTTCTGCCAGGAGGCGGTCCGCAGGCTCTTCGGGCTCGGCAGCGTCCTGCAGCTCag TGACCTGCACAGCGCCATCGCCGGCTCCTTCTCCTCGGTCTTCTCTTCCATGGTCCTCTGCCCCACAGAGCTGGTCAAGTGCCGGATGCAGGCCCTCCATGAGATGAAGGCCGCCGGGCACACCGCCCTCTCCAGCCGCAG CTCCACCTGGGCAGTGGTCAAAACCATCCTCCGCTCCGAGGGCCCCCTGGGCTTCTTCCAGGGCCTGACCAGCACTTGGCTGCGGGAGGTGCCCGgctacttcttcttctttggcGGCTACGAGGTCAGCCGCAGCCTCTTCCTCCAGGCTGGACAGTCCAAGCAGGAGCTGG GCGCCCTCCCCGTCACTGTGAGTGGAGGGGTCGGAGGGGCCGCTTTCTGGCTGGCTGTCTACCCCATTGACTCTGTGAAGTCGCGCATCCAGGTGCTGTCCATGGCCGGGCGGCAGGAtggcttcctcctctccttcctgcaCATCCTGCGGACAGAAG GTTTCATGCCGCTCTACTGTGGACTGATGCCCACAGTCATCCGGGCCTTGCCCTCCAACGGAGCCCTCTTCCTGGCCTACGAAGTGACCCACAAAAAGCTGACCGGCCTGGCCGAGCGGGCCACTTGA
- the NONO gene encoding non-POU domain-containing octamer-binding protein isoform X2, whose translation MQGNKGFAMEKQNHTPRKQQQHQHHQQQQLQQQQQPSPANGQQANSQNEGLTIDLKNFRKPGEKTFTQRSRLFVGNLPPDITEEEMRKLFEKYGKAGEVFIHKDKGFGFIRLETRTLAEIAKVELDNMPLRGKQLRVRFACHSASLTVRNLPQFVSNELLEEAFSMFGQVERAVVIVDDRGRPSGKGIVEFSGKPAARKALDRCGEGSFLLTMFPRPVTVEPMDQYDDEEGLPEKLVIKNQQYHKEREQPPRFAQPGSFEYEYAMRWKALIEMEKQQQEQVDRNIKEAREKLEMEMEAARHEHQVMLMRQDLMRRQEELRRMEELHNQEVQKRKQLELRQEEERRRREEEMRRQQEEMMRRQEGFKGAFPDAREPPDMRMSQMGMGGAIGMNNRPAMGGTAVPAGPPPTTGPGPMIPDGTMGMTPPPPPDRFGQTTPMEGLGTMGGSAPAFNRGAPGADFGPNKRRRY comes from the exons ATGCAGGGCAACAAGGGCTTTGCGATGGAGAAGCAGAACCATACTCCCAGGAAGCAGCAACAGCACCAGCATCATCAGCAACAGCAgctacagcaacaacaacaacccagcccTGCGAATGGGCAGCAGGCCAACAGCCAAA ATGAAGGCCTGACCATTGACCTGAAAAACTTCCGGAAGCCCGGTGAGAAGACCTTCACCCAGAGGAGTCGCCTGTTTGTGGGGAACCTGCCTCCGGATATCACAGAAGAGGAGATGAGGAAGCTCTTTGAGAAATACGGGAAGGCTGGCGAAGTGTTCATTCACAAGGACAAGGGCTTTGGCTTTATCAGGCTG GAGACCCGGACTCTGGCTGAGATTGCCAAGGTGGAGCTGGACAACATGCCCCTGCGGGGGAAGCAGCTGCGGGTGCGCTTTGCCTGCCACAGTGCCTCTCTGACAGTCCGGAACCTGCCCCAATTTGTGTCCAATGAGCTCCTGGAGGAGGCATTTTCCATGTTTGGCCAAGTGGAGAGGGCTGTTGTGATTGTGGATGACAGGGGAAGACCCTCGGGGAAAGGCATTGTGGAGTTTTCTGGGAAGCCAGCTGCTAGGAAAGCCCTGGACAGGTGTGGCGAGGGCTCCTTCCTGCTCACCAT GTTCCCTCGGCCAGTAACCGTGGAGCCCATGGATCAGTATGATGACGAGGAGGGGCTGCCAGAAAAGCTGGTCATCAAAAACCAGCAATATCACAA GGAGCGTGAGCAGCCTCCCCGCTTTGCTCAGCCTGGGTCCTTTGAGTATGAGTACGCCATGCGCTGGAAGGCCCTGATCGAGATGGAGAAGCAGCAGCAAGAACAGGTGGACCGCAACATCAAAGAGGCCCGGGAGAAGCTCgagatggagatggaggcagCTCGCCACGAGCACCAAGTCATGCTCATGCGGCAAG ACCTGATGAGGCGCCAGGAAGAGCTGCGGAGAATGGAGGAACTGCATAACCAAGAGGTGCAGAAGCGTAAACAGCTGGAGCTCAG GCAAGAGGAGGAGCGCCGGCGCCGCGAGGAAGAGATGCGGAGGCAGCAGGAGGAGATGATGAGGCGACAGGAAGGCTTCAAGGGCGCCTTCCCCGATGCG AGGGAGCCTCCAGATATGCGAATGAGCCAGATGGGCATGGGAG GTGCCATCGGCATGAACAACCGGCCGGCCATGGGAGGCACTGCTGTCCCAGCGGGGCCACCTCCCACCACTGGCCCTGGACCAATGATTCCCGATGGAACCATGGGCATG ACCCCACCGCCACCCCCTGACCGCTTTGGCCAGACCACTCCAATGGAAGGCCTGGGGACGATGGGAGGAAGCGCACCTGCCTTCAACCGGGGAGCTCCTGGTGCTGATTTCGGCCCAAATAAGCGCCGCAGATACTAA
- the NONO gene encoding non-POU domain-containing octamer-binding protein isoform X1 has protein sequence MQGNKGFAMEKQNHTPRKQQQHQHHQQQQLQQQQQPSPANGQQANSQKRFCTLFPSDEGLTIDLKNFRKPGEKTFTQRSRLFVGNLPPDITEEEMRKLFEKYGKAGEVFIHKDKGFGFIRLETRTLAEIAKVELDNMPLRGKQLRVRFACHSASLTVRNLPQFVSNELLEEAFSMFGQVERAVVIVDDRGRPSGKGIVEFSGKPAARKALDRCGEGSFLLTMFPRPVTVEPMDQYDDEEGLPEKLVIKNQQYHKEREQPPRFAQPGSFEYEYAMRWKALIEMEKQQQEQVDRNIKEAREKLEMEMEAARHEHQVMLMRQDLMRRQEELRRMEELHNQEVQKRKQLELRQEEERRRREEEMRRQQEEMMRRQEGFKGAFPDAREPPDMRMSQMGMGGAIGMNNRPAMGGTAVPAGPPPTTGPGPMIPDGTMGMTPPPPPDRFGQTTPMEGLGTMGGSAPAFNRGAPGADFGPNKRRRY, from the exons ATGCAGGGCAACAAGGGCTTTGCGATGGAGAAGCAGAACCATACTCCCAGGAAGCAGCAACAGCACCAGCATCATCAGCAACAGCAgctacagcaacaacaacaacccagcccTGCGAATGGGCAGCAGGCCAACAGCCAAA AGCGATTCTGTACCTTATTCCCCTCAGATGAAGGCCTGACCATTGACCTGAAAAACTTCCGGAAGCCCGGTGAGAAGACCTTCACCCAGAGGAGTCGCCTGTTTGTGGGGAACCTGCCTCCGGATATCACAGAAGAGGAGATGAGGAAGCTCTTTGAGAAATACGGGAAGGCTGGCGAAGTGTTCATTCACAAGGACAAGGGCTTTGGCTTTATCAGGCTG GAGACCCGGACTCTGGCTGAGATTGCCAAGGTGGAGCTGGACAACATGCCCCTGCGGGGGAAGCAGCTGCGGGTGCGCTTTGCCTGCCACAGTGCCTCTCTGACAGTCCGGAACCTGCCCCAATTTGTGTCCAATGAGCTCCTGGAGGAGGCATTTTCCATGTTTGGCCAAGTGGAGAGGGCTGTTGTGATTGTGGATGACAGGGGAAGACCCTCGGGGAAAGGCATTGTGGAGTTTTCTGGGAAGCCAGCTGCTAGGAAAGCCCTGGACAGGTGTGGCGAGGGCTCCTTCCTGCTCACCAT GTTCCCTCGGCCAGTAACCGTGGAGCCCATGGATCAGTATGATGACGAGGAGGGGCTGCCAGAAAAGCTGGTCATCAAAAACCAGCAATATCACAA GGAGCGTGAGCAGCCTCCCCGCTTTGCTCAGCCTGGGTCCTTTGAGTATGAGTACGCCATGCGCTGGAAGGCCCTGATCGAGATGGAGAAGCAGCAGCAAGAACAGGTGGACCGCAACATCAAAGAGGCCCGGGAGAAGCTCgagatggagatggaggcagCTCGCCACGAGCACCAAGTCATGCTCATGCGGCAAG ACCTGATGAGGCGCCAGGAAGAGCTGCGGAGAATGGAGGAACTGCATAACCAAGAGGTGCAGAAGCGTAAACAGCTGGAGCTCAG GCAAGAGGAGGAGCGCCGGCGCCGCGAGGAAGAGATGCGGAGGCAGCAGGAGGAGATGATGAGGCGACAGGAAGGCTTCAAGGGCGCCTTCCCCGATGCG AGGGAGCCTCCAGATATGCGAATGAGCCAGATGGGCATGGGAG GTGCCATCGGCATGAACAACCGGCCGGCCATGGGAGGCACTGCTGTCCCAGCGGGGCCACCTCCCACCACTGGCCCTGGACCAATGATTCCCGATGGAACCATGGGCATG ACCCCACCGCCACCCCCTGACCGCTTTGGCCAGACCACTCCAATGGAAGGCCTGGGGACGATGGGAGGAAGCGCACCTGCCTTCAACCGGGGAGCTCCTGGTGCTGATTTCGGCCCAAATAAGCGCCGCAGATACTAA